One genomic segment of Thermonema lapsum includes these proteins:
- a CDS encoding DUF2752 domain-containing protein gives MTKPYKSKKALPKNFKQRISIQKQRKFYIATSLLLISAYAWIGWHWQVGSQSMQLSVCLSRRLLGIACPSCGTTRGVLAALRGDWMLALYYNPFSILAISGLVVVPFFLVYDLMKKDTFTYRLYRAMERLLHKPLVLLVITSLIALNWVWNIQKGI, from the coding sequence ATGACAAAACCATACAAAAGCAAAAAAGCACTGCCAAAAAACTTTAAACAACGGATAAGTATTCAAAAGCAAAGGAAGTTTTACATAGCGACAAGTCTCCTGCTTATCAGTGCTTACGCATGGATAGGCTGGCATTGGCAGGTCGGAAGCCAAAGCATGCAGCTAAGTGTTTGCTTGAGCCGGCGTCTGTTAGGCATTGCCTGTCCCAGTTGCGGCACTACTCGCGGCGTCTTGGCTGCCTTGCGTGGCGATTGGATGCTTGCACTTTACTACAATCCATTCAGCATACTGGCTATTAGCGGGCTTGTGGTTGTCCCCTTTTTTTTGGTTTACGACCTGATGAAAAAAGACACTTTCACCTACCGTCTTTATAGGGCGATGGAGCGCCTGCTACACAAGCCACTTGTTTTGCTCGTCATCACAAGCTTGATAGCGCTTAACTGGGTTTGGAACATACAAAAGGGTATTTAG
- a CDS encoding DUF6588 family protein, whose amino-acid sequence MKKHIPIAVFSLLFVWLVACPVWAQQERIEQVLSLGLEDAQKIFEAYNAPLGRTIGFAMSDGWHETAQPLKRWQTNFRFVQSSVVYPAYEQKYNLIDLNLKNAVVIAGDSSAPTAIGERGDLSILRNRLNDSLVFLPKGLGLIYKQYAFFPAVYPQFNIGLFRNTELSVRFLPNVVPLITPFVSDIPENISMSYWGVGLMHDLKQWIPSIALAPFSLSVWGSYSSAKMSYPLKLTSLGPQDPRNQLLRYEVKAYSLGAVASKKIAFLTVFGGLQYDKSISTNRLEGTYKVGEEIISNPLEQTYEGQRIAGNLGAKIRFKQTFVMASAVFSQYTTLSVAIGFGSNNP is encoded by the coding sequence ATGAAAAAGCATATCCCCATTGCTGTCTTTTCTCTTCTGTTCGTTTGGTTGGTTGCTTGTCCGGTGTGGGCACAACAAGAACGCATAGAGCAGGTGCTGAGCTTGGGTTTGGAGGATGCCCAAAAAATTTTTGAAGCCTACAATGCCCCTTTGGGCAGAACCATTGGTTTTGCCATGAGCGATGGTTGGCACGAAACAGCACAACCCCTGAAGCGCTGGCAAACGAATTTTCGATTTGTGCAGTCTTCGGTCGTATATCCTGCTTACGAACAAAAGTACAACTTAATTGACCTGAACCTTAAAAATGCTGTGGTCATAGCGGGCGACAGCAGCGCACCTACTGCTATTGGCGAGCGCGGCGACTTGTCTATTCTACGCAATCGTTTGAATGATAGTTTGGTATTTCTACCAAAGGGCTTGGGGCTCATTTATAAGCAATATGCCTTTTTCCCTGCGGTTTATCCGCAATTTAATATAGGTTTGTTTCGCAATACAGAGCTGAGCGTGCGTTTTTTACCCAATGTAGTGCCGCTTATCACTCCTTTTGTAAGCGACATTCCCGAAAACATTAGCATGAGTTATTGGGGCGTGGGGCTCATGCATGATTTGAAACAGTGGATTCCTTCCATTGCTTTGGCACCTTTCAGCTTGTCAGTTTGGGGCAGTTATTCAAGTGCAAAAATGTCCTATCCGTTGAAATTGACTTCCTTAGGTCCCCAAGACCCTCGCAATCAGCTGCTGCGCTACGAAGTGAAAGCATATAGTTTAGGAGCGGTGGCTTCCAAAAAAATAGCTTTCTTGACAGTGTTTGGCGGACTGCAGTACGACAAAAGCATATCAACCAACCGTTTGGAAGGTACCTATAAAGTAGGCGAGGAGATAATAAGCAACCCCTTAGAACAAACCTACGAGGGGCAACGTATTGCTGGCAACTTAGGTGCTAAAATACGTTTCAAGCAAACATTTGTAATGGCAAGTGCTGTTTTTAGCCAATATACCACACTAAGCGTTGCCATTGGGTTTGGGAGTAATAACCCCTAA
- the murQ gene encoding N-acetylmuramic acid 6-phosphate etherase, which translates to MSITESPSHYDHLEQMSIRELLEGMNREDQTVPLAVAQAIPQIEAAVKAIVQKMKAGGRLFYIGAGTSGRLGIVDASECPPTFGVPHDLVIGIIAGGDQAIRKAVEFAEDDEQQAWKDLQAYDISPRDVVVGLSASGRTPYVVGGLREAKKSGITTICITCNPDTVLAKIAQYPIEVIVGPEFVTGSTRLKAGTAQKLVLNMISTATMIQLGHVRGNKMVDMQLANTKLIDRGCKIIMEELGLSYTEARNLLEQYGSVRKVIESFNE; encoded by the coding sequence ATGAGCATAACAGAATCCCCTTCACATTACGACCATCTAGAGCAGATGAGCATCAGAGAACTGCTCGAGGGCATGAATCGCGAAGACCAAACCGTGCCTTTGGCAGTGGCGCAGGCTATCCCGCAGATAGAGGCAGCTGTTAAAGCCATTGTGCAGAAGATGAAAGCCGGCGGGCGTTTGTTTTACATTGGTGCCGGCACTAGTGGGCGTTTGGGCATTGTTGATGCTTCGGAATGCCCGCCTACCTTCGGCGTACCGCATGATTTGGTTATTGGCATCATTGCCGGCGGCGACCAAGCCATTCGCAAAGCAGTGGAGTTTGCCGAAGACGATGAGCAACAAGCCTGGAAAGACCTGCAGGCTTACGACATATCGCCGCGTGATGTAGTGGTAGGTTTGAGTGCTTCGGGGCGCACGCCCTATGTCGTAGGGGGCTTGCGTGAAGCTAAAAAAAGTGGTATAACGACCATTTGCATTACTTGCAATCCAGATACCGTTTTGGCTAAGATTGCTCAATATCCTATTGAGGTGATTGTGGGTCCCGAGTTTGTTACAGGCAGCACACGACTGAAGGCGGGCACTGCACAAAAGCTGGTGCTCAACATGATATCTACAGCTACTATGATTCAGCTGGGGCACGTGCGCGGCAACAAAATGGTGGACATGCAATTGGCTAATACGAAGCTGATAGACAGAGGATGTAAAATTATTATGGAAGAACTGGGACTTTCTTACACAGAGGCAAGAAATTTGCTCGAGCAGTACGGTAGTGTCCGTAAAGTAATTGAGAGTTTTAACGAATAA